Proteins found in one Poecilia reticulata strain Guanapo linkage group LG6, Guppy_female_1.0+MT, whole genome shotgun sequence genomic segment:
- the LOC103465898 gene encoding uncharacterized protein C18orf19 homolog A yields the protein MMMMQHILTHGTLWRVVAWRSLAGGAAVLEHPAAAASRFCVLRLSLLQPAAQRWVSASASSRAAHQPKHQSPQEQTAQPASAPPSQDGPKGQPEKADVDPLQDKSIGLAQRFKKSFKQYGKVMIPVHLATSSIWFGTFYYAAMKGVNVVPFLEMIGFPESIVGLLRDSSSGYALTAYAMFKIATPARYTVTLGGTSLSIQYLRKHGYLSTPPPVTDYLQDKMEATKERFTEKMEETKELISEKMEETKDKLSEKLQETKDRVSEGKSFFRKKND from the exons atgatgatgatgcagcaCATCCTTACCCACGGGACCCTGTGGCGGGTGGTGGCGTGGCGCTCGCTGGCGGGGGGTGCAGCTGTCCTCGAGCATCCGGCGGCGGCAGCGTCCAGGTTCTGCGTGCTCCGTCTGTCGCTGCTGCAGCCCGCTGCCCAGAGATGGGTCTCAGCGTCCGCCTCCAGCAGAGCAGCACATCAGCCAAAGCACCAATCCCCACAGGAACAAACAGCACAACCTGCGTCCGCTCCGCCTTCACAGGACGGACCCAAAGGGCAGCCGGAGAAGGCGGATGTTGACCCGCTGCAAGACAAGTCCATCGGCCTGGCCCAGAGATTTAAGAAGTCGTTTAAACAGTACGGGAAGGTGATGATCCCGGTCCACCTGGCAACGTCCTCCATCTGGTTTGGAACCTTCTATTACGCTGCTATGAA AGGTGTGAATGTAGTGCCGTTCCTAGAGATGATTGGCTTCCCAGAATCTATAGTTGGCCTTTTGAGAGATTCCTCTAGTGGCTATGCACTGACCGCCTACGCCATGTTCAAG ATTGCAACCCCAGCTAGATACACAGTGACACTAGGCGGAACCTCGCTGTCCATTCAGTACCTCCGCAAACATGGCTACCTCTCCACACCGCCGCCAGTCACGGACTACCTCCAGGACAAGATGGAGGCGACGAAGGAGAGATTCAcagaaaagatggaggaaacaAAGGAACTCATCTCGGAGAAAATGGAAGAGACTAAAGACAAGCTGTCTGAGAAGCTGCAGGAAACCAAAGACAGAGTTTCAGAGGGGAAATCATTTTTTCGAAAGAAGAACGACTAG